Proteins encoded by one window of Polyangiaceae bacterium:
- a CDS encoding GFA family protein has product MGDRFEGGCQCGNIRYSVERLGRASICHCRMCQRALGNAFAPLVTAHGLVWLTHEPKRFRSSNKVQRGFCGDCGTPLTYEPDGYGVEVAIATLDAPEQVAPVIQVGTESRLPWCDGLNELPTRTSEEAAMVDAFLEGIVSYQS; this is encoded by the coding sequence ATGGGTGACCGATTCGAGGGTGGCTGTCAGTGCGGAAACATTCGCTACTCCGTGGAGCGCCTGGGGCGCGCCTCGATCTGTCACTGCCGCATGTGCCAGCGGGCCCTCGGGAACGCGTTTGCACCGCTGGTGACGGCTCACGGTCTCGTGTGGCTCACCCACGAGCCGAAGCGCTTTCGATCATCGAACAAGGTGCAGCGGGGGTTCTGCGGCGACTGCGGGACACCCCTGACCTATGAGCCCGACGGCTATGGGGTGGAAGTCGCGATTGCGACGCTGGACGCACCCGAGCAAGTCGCGCCGGTGATTCAAGTCGGCACGGAGAGCCGCTTGCCGTGGTGCGATGGTCTGAATGAACTTCCGACGCGCACCAGCGAAGAGGCAGCAATGGTCGACGCCTTCCTCGAAGGCATCGTGTCCTATCAAAGCTAG